AGCGATCGCGCTGACAAATCTACCTATAGAAAGCGATCGCGATCGCTAGGGCAGGACTCATTTTACAATTTTATTTGTGGTTGTGCAACCGAATTTTGTATCAATTTAGACAGAAAGTAAGGATTTATCCTCCTCAAGGCACTCTAGTTTCTGGAAAACCTAGGATTTGCGGCTCAATTGGTTTCATTGACCGTATGTATGGTTATGTATTGTTTAATTTTTTTATATGTTTCACTCTATCCGTAAGTAAAAAATTGTGACAATTTGGTTTAAAATCTCCGTTAAGTAGGGAAAAATGGAAAAGTCAGGTTAAAAAATTTACAGGTAGCGATGGTAGATATAGCATCTTCCCCTACAGTTGAGAGCGTTTTAAGTCATTTCCGGGACTTACTGCACGAACTAGGTCAGGCAAGCGTCGAGCTGGCGAATGCTTATCCAGATGTTTTTGACGACCCAGACTTAAAAGCTCAAGTGGCGGCGTTTCAGAAAGCATACCAAGAAGCGACGGAAAGATTGGAAAATCCAGCACTTGCGATCGCAACTTTTGGAACCACCTCCTCTGGCAAATCTACTCTCGTAAATGCTCTGGTTGGTCGTCGGGTAGCTCCCATGTTAAACCAACAAATGAGCGGTGGTGTCCTGAAAATGAAAGCTGCCGATACCTCGCGTTTGGCAATTGATGAGACAGAAGGCGCTCAGTGGGAAACGGGAGAATGGTCGGAAATCGATGATGGAGAGACTTATGACCGAGTTAAAAACGTCATGCTCTCCTATCACAATATTGATTTTCAGCAACAAGAACAGGGGTGTATGGCACCGCAAATCACCGTTTACGGTCCCCTGTTGCCGGCTGACAATCGCTCTTTGCTGAATCTTCCCTCCAGTGTAGATGTAGAAATCATTGATTTGCCAGGACTAAAATCGGTGCAAGATGCGGCGAATCTGCGCGTGATTCAACCCCAAGTGGGAAAATCTTGCAGTTTGGTTGCTTTGGATTACGGACAAATTGACGAACAACACCGGCAACGCTTGCTGCAAGAATTAAAGGATGTGGTCAAGTCCTTAAATGGTCGTACGGACTCAATGATTTTTGTTTTGAATCGCGTCGATTTGAGAACGGAAGACAATCCACCGATTGAAGAGGATATTCAAAGGTTAAAAGAAGAAATTCAATCCGTGCTATCCCTGCAAGAAACGCCAGATGTTATTCCATTAAGCTCTCTATTCATTTATTACGCGCAATGTGCTTGGGGAACGCAAGGTGGTCACCTTCAATCCGAAGTTGACCCAAAAACGCGGTTGGCATTTTTACAAGCCATGTTTCGCGACTGTGGAAAACTCATCAAGGAAAATACCAAGAGAGATAAAAATTGGCGTCGGTGGTTTCGAGACTTAGAAGATGATGTAGAAGATGGTGAATCTATCAGTGATGAAAGGATGCGGCATGTTCTTCACTACGCTCTAGAATGGAGTGGAGCGCAAAAACTTTGGGATACATTGCGATTTCGCGTTCAGCAGTCGTTTCCTCAACTTGTGATTCTACCCGCGTTAAATCCTGTATTTAAGAATTTTGATGTGTTGGTGGCAAAACTTGAGACCATTGCCAAAACTCGGAAAATTGATAACCAAGAAAAGGTAGAAGCACAATTAGAACGATTAAAAGCAGAGCGTCAAGCTTTACACAAGAATCTCGAACGATTGCGAAAGAAGTTTGAAGAATCAATTGCAGATATCAGACAAGATTTAAGAAGCGATAACGTTCAGCGCCGCCAGGCAGCTATAGACAAAGCTGAAAACCAAGGAATGCAGGGTTTTAAAAAGCTCCTGGGAATAGTCGATACTGTTAGAGACGAAATTAATTTTAAATTAATTATCCCTGTTGAGGAAGCTTGGTACGCTCAAGCATCACCTTATGATTTACAGGATCGATTAAGAGAAGTCGTTCATCCTTATATTGCAGAAGAAATAGGGAGAGGGTTTGACCGAATCAAAGACGGTTTAACACATTTTGAAATAGAAAGTACAGATGAAGACAATGAAGGCAATGAAGAATCGGGTTATTTTACCATTAGTGCGAAACTGGAAGATTCGGACAAAATACAGCAGCTAGAGAAAATAGAAGAAGGATTGATACGGCTGTATACTGGCATGGAAAAAGCCTTATCTCAAGTAGCGGAATTTAGCATCCAAGCTCAAGCCGCAGATTTAGAAAATATTTTGCAAGAATTTGCTAGGAAGCAAGCCGAACAAGTCGTTGCCGCCGTCAATGAAGAATTTCCCGAGTTGGGATTATCAAAAGCAATTCAAGCGGATTTGAATCTCATTCTTTCATCCAATCCTCCCGAACTTCCAGAGAATTTCTTTACTTTGGAGAAACAAATTCAATCAAAAACCGAAGTTAAAGAGGAACAAACGGGATGCGAAACCATAGAATATACCGAACTAGAATGGTTTTTGTTTATTATTCCATGGCCGGTTAAAAAACATGATATCAAACCTATTTACGACACGTTTGAATACAAGGCTTTAAAAGTTCCGTATTTTACAACGATTTCTGATGAGTGGCGGCAGGGAATTTTCAACTCGCAAGAGCAACTTTGGGATGAACTATCTGAATGGATCATCCAATACTTAGATGAAATCAGCGAACAATTTACGAAAGCTGTTGAGCAAGTTCTTGATTTAATGAATCGTTTTCTAGAAGAACAACTGAAAGTAATTGAAATGAAGTTTGAAGAAGAACAAAACCGTTGGCATCAAATTGAAGCGGAGAAAGATTTGCTTGTCGAACTTCGGACTCAATTGCACAATCGAATTATAGGAGAAATAGAAGATGAGTAAATTTAGGGATGCTTTTGATAGACTAGCTCAAGATGAAAAGAATCAAGATATAGACGTTGCCATTCGCTCGTGGTGTGATGAAATTGGCTATGGAGATAGCTACCAACAGATAAAAAAAGAGTTATATAGTTGGATCGAAGATGGATGGGTTGTAGACAATATTAGCAAGATATACAACCAATTGCTTCGTTCAACAATGGAATATGGCAAAAAGAATACCCATATGCCTGTATTCCCTTTGTGGGATGATTTGGTAGGAAATCCAATTTTACAAGGTGCAAAAGATGGAATTGAAAGTATTGTTAAAGATACAAAAAATAGAATCAAAAAAATGGATATAAAATTAATATTGATAATAGCTTTTGTTTTAATGTCAATTGGACTAGTACTTTGGATATTGAAGTTAGAAAAAGAAAAAAAGTCCAATGACAAAAGGGAAATAAAAACTTTCCCATTAGAAATAGAAAGAGTACCACAAGGTTCCCAAGAAAAAACAATTTTTTTGTTAATTTTAGATGCGGAAGGAAGTAAAAAAATTATTCCAAATCTTCGTTCTGAAGGTAAAATAACTTCCGAAATGGTCCATATTTTATCTTCTACTTCTATTATTATGGCTTTGTGGCAAGGAACTCAGGAGGAATTTACTAAAAAAGAACTGAATAAAAGCTTTGATTGCTCTCCAAACTCAGAAGTTTCTGAATATGATGTGTATGTCGTTGAAATTGAGCTAGCTAAACGTGAAATAGAGTTTGAAAGGAATGCTAATGCGATGTCGCGATACAATGCTTTCAAAAGATTAGCGAATAAACCTGACTCCCACAAAATCACCAAAGTTTCCCAACGCCTTCCTAAAGAAGCCTACAATAATCCCCATCTCTATCGCTAAAATCGCTAAAGAGGAAAAAACAATGCTAATTCCAACCAATCTAATCGCCGATTCTGGAATTGTACAAGGATTAGCCAGCGGAGAGTTGGTTCGCTACGGTAGCGTAATTCGCCATGCTGCTGGTACAGTTCAAGGTGGTCAAATTGTTCGCCACCTGGCAGAAGCTCCCGGATTGACCAGTCAATTGGCAGGCTTGCCTTTTGCTCCCATTACTGGTGCAGCGAATTTTGTAGTTAACGGTGTTGGTCACGCTGTGACTTTCAACAAATTGGTGGGAATTGACCACCAATTGACTGGCTTGCAGCAAACAGCTTCCTCGATTCTTGGTGTCAGTCAAATTGCGGCTGGCGCTAGCGTTTTGGGGTTGGGGGTAAGTGTTGCCGGTTTTGCCTACATGGGTTCCAAACTCAATCAAGTGCAAAAATCGGTTGCCAATTTGCAAAAATCAATGGATGCGGGATTTCAGCGTGTTGAAGACCGTTTGGATAAAATTTCCGGTCAGCTTAATTATCTGTATTTGCTGGTGGAAGATAGTAGGGAACAACAAAAACGCCTCAGCCAAGCGATTACCGAACTACACAAGGCTTTTTTGATTCAAAAAATTGCTAAACTGCAAGCGGAATTGGAAAGTCTGAAGCGATTTCCTGACGATTCTCCGAAAGATGCGATTAATACGGCTACTGAGGTTCGTCTTTTTTTGGGAAATCAAGCGCTACAAACGCCTTGTGAATTGGAACCCAATACGCTGATGCTGGTGGATGTGGCGACGCAAGGTTGGGTGGCTGCGACGGCTACAGAAGCGCAACTTTTGTTGAGGCATGGCTATATTACAGATGCTAGAGAGGTTCTCGCTGAAACGGTTCCCCAGCTTCAGGAAAACGCGCAGCATTGGGGAGAAAAACTTTTAGAAAGCGATCGCGACGAACTCAATACTGCCTATCGCTTTGCCACTCCCTACTTCCAAGACCATATTAGCAAAGAACGGGTGCAACGAATTGCGAGAATTTCTCAGCGCGATCGCGATCTTTCCCCGGAAAAAGCCTGGCAAAAACAGCAAGATGCAGAAGTAGAAATGCAAATGAGTCGCACCAAGCCGCATTTGGACAAACATTGGCAATACCAGCAACTGGCTTTGGCGGAATATCTCGATACCCTCAGCGAACTGGCTGCCAGACTCGACAGCCTGCTAGCGTTTGCTAAATTGTGCGAACGGCAAGGGGTGAAAAGCAGTCAGGAATTGCTACCCGGCAACGATTGGGAATCGGGATTGTATCTGTTGCCAGCGGAGTAGATGGCGCGATTCAAAAGCATGTTATTATACCCCCTGTGGTCCCCCTTGTCAAGGGGGACGGTGGGGATGGCACCCTATTTGTTGTCCGTTCTTTCTTCCAAACGCCGCCGCCATTCGGCATCGATTTTTTCGGCTTGGTCCAGTTCTTGCTGGATTAAATCGTCTTCGGTGGTGTACGCCAAATCTTGTTCGGTGATGACCGTTTCTTCAGCAAACTGGCGTGCGTAAGACAGCTTGTTCTGTACCTCTGGCGTAGCGCGATTGAGAGCTGTGGCGCGTTCTTGGCGCTTTTGGTTGCGCTCTTCAATTTTTTGGTTGCGTCGCTGCAGCCAGAAATAGCGAATCAATGGAACCGCCAAGTAGGCAGTGCCGTATCCCAACAATAGCCAATAAATGGAGTTGACAAAGGCTACCAAACCGCCAATCTGTGCGGCAATGGTGCCATCTTGCAGCAAGACCCCTAAAATAATCGCCAGTACAAAGTTTAGCACGCCCAAACCACCGGCTAAAGTGAGCTGACTGGAACTCGCCTGGCTGAAAGGCCAGGAAAACTCCCGTAGGTAAGCGGGTACGGATTGCTGGCGTTGCTGACCGGCTGTGGTTTGCAAATCGGGGAAATGATACACAATCCCACCATCGGGACTGACGTGAGGCGTACCGTTAAAACGGGTTAACACCGGCAGCATGAAATCTTCGTCTTCCCGTTGCCATTGGGTTCCCAAATCGTCCAAATAGGGGGCAATTTGTTCGGCGACCACTGCACCTTTGTTGTTGCGAATGACCGTAGCAATATCTTGCCAGCGGCGTTCTTCCAAATTGGCATTGGGATTGCCGTCGCCAAACAGGAAGGAAAAGACCGCTTCTAAAAAGTTCATGTCGCTGGTGTCGCCGCTAGATCGACGTTGCTGTCGTTCGTAGCGTCTTTCTTCGTAGTCTGGGGAAAATACCCAAAACATATCGGGACCAAACCAGAAGTACGGCATGAAGAAAAAGCCGCCACCACCGCCATCGCTGTCGCCACCGCCGTCATCGTCGCTGCTGGAATTGAGGGCGAATATAATGATGGTAATGGCGATCGCGATTAAGATAATCGAGAGAATCAGAATAATCCCAAACGAAATACGGATTAAATAAAATAAAACCTTCCATACCTTTTGCCACCATTCTTGTAGTTGCAGGCGTAGGTATTTGTTACGCAGGATTGTGCGAAAATTCTGGGGAAACAGGTAGACGACATCTCCCGTCTCGGCTACTTGTAAGTGACCGCCGGCATCGGAAGCCAGAGCCAACAATCCCCGTTGTGCGGTATTAATATCTAAACCGGCTTTCGTAGCCACGTCGCCAACGGTGACCCGATAGTTTAGCTTTTCCACTGCCTGCGATATAGCGGGATTGGAAACCATGCGTTTGCCTATTTACTCCAACGTGCCTTTATTCCAGTATAAAGATCGAACAAGAGGGATTGCTATGAAGTTCAAAATCGCTGCGATCGCTGCTTTAACCGCTACCTTGGGTTGTACCTTGCCGGCGGTAGCCTACAATCCCGAACACCTGCGACAGTTGTTGGTTCACAATACTTGTCCCGGTTGCGACCTCCGCGGTGCCCCTTTGCCTGGTGTAGACTTAGAAGATGCCAACCTCTTGGGTGCCGATTTGCGCCGCGCCAATTTACGCCAAGCCAACTTACGGAAAACTAATTTAGCCAGTGCCGACCTACGCAACGCCGATTTGACCGATGCCGATTTGGAGAAAGCCAATTTTGGCAACGGCAATTTTTACGATCGCGATCGCTTTCCCGGTGTTGCTAACGCGGAACGTTTGGATTCGGTGTTAAAAAACGCTGCGGATTTGCGCGATGCCAAGCTGAGTTTTGCCAATTTAGACTCGGCAAATTTAGATGGGGCCAATCTATACCGTGCCCAACTACAAAATGCAACCCTGCGCAAGGCCGATTTACTCCGCGTGAATGGGGTCAATGCCGATTTTTCTGGTGCGGATTTGACCAAAGCTAACTTAACGGCTGCCAGTTTGCGAAATGCCAACTTTAGCAGCAGCAACCTCACTGAGGCTACTATCAGTGGGACTTTTTTCCTCAATGCTTCCCTACGCAATGCCAATCTGACGGATGTTTACGGTAGAAGACTGACCGAACGGGAACCGCCAGCGCCGACACGCTTCGATTTTGCCGATTTGACCCAAGCGGATTTAACAGGTGCTAGTTTGCCCCATGCTAGCTTTGAGTCGGCTACTATGCGGAAAACGGTACTGCGAGATGGCAATTTTTCCAACGCCAAACTCCAAGAAGCCAATTTGTTTATGGCGGATTTGGAAGGTGCGAATCTCGATGGCGCTACCTTGGCGGATAGTATTTTGCCAGATGGCAGCATTTTCCAGGGAGATACCGCGCCGAACGACCTCTAAAGTGGCTTTTAGAATTTCCCATCCAACGCCGCAACGCAACGTTCGCAAATGGTGGGATGTTCTTGGGAAATGCCAACTTGGGTGGAATAGTTCCAGCAGCGATCGCATTTTTGACCGTCGGCTTCGGTAATGCCAACGGCTAGTTTGTCGGTTTCGCTGCGATAATCCAATTGTTGAATGGCTTCTGGCGAGGAAACCATTTCTACCTGGGAAACCAAGAACAAATAGCGCAGTTCGTCAACGCCGTTGGTTTGGGGTTTGGCTGGCTGTTGCGGTAGGGAGGTTGCGGTTTCGGTGGTGGCGGGTTCGCCGACGATTTGCTGTTTGGTGGTTTGGATTTTCTGTTGCAATGCCTGGCGATCGCGCGAGAATAGAAGATTGCGGACGACAAATACACCGCTGTATCCCAAGCCAATGAGTTGGAAAATGGCTGGCAATCCGGGAACTGTCGCGATCGCATTTAAAATACTAGCGGTCACTTTCAACACAATCCCCGCAGACAGCACCACTGCCGCTAAAGTTGCTCCTTTGGTGACCACTGGCGACCAAACTTGCCAGGCAGTATTCAGCGCCGCAAAAAATGCATCCCATTCTTCCCTGGATTTGGGGAAAGTCTCAGGAAATTTCACATCGTCAACGGTCATCTCTTGGCTGACTTTGGCTGGGGATGGTTGGGGATTGGGTTCCGGTTGTGGTGAGGTAGCGGCAACTTGGTGTAACTCTTCCACCGCTTGACACAGTTGCGGGTCGCTCACATACAGCAAGGCTTTGGCATCTAAGGAAGCACCAATTTTCTTCTCGCTGCGTGCCGTTTCCAGGACTTTGTTGACTTCCATCCGAATTTGCCGTAATTTTTGCCAGCGGTCTGCCAGTTCTGGCTGGTTCCAGTGGGGTTCGGTATATACCCATCCCGACTCAAACACCGATTCTGCTGTGGTGGGATAGGGCAAATTCTGCCAAATATCTTCCGCCATGTGACACATCACTGGGGCAATGGAACGAGCTAAATTTTCCACCGCGATCGCCATTACCGTCTGACAGCTGCGCCGCCGCCAGGAATCCGCCGCACTGATATACAGCCGGTCTTTCACCACATCCAAATAAAAATTCGACAGATCCACCACGCAGAAATTCTGCACCATCTGGAAAAACCGGAAAAACTGATAGTTAGAAAACGCCGTGGTCACCTCTGCGAACACTTCGCTCATGCGATGCAGCATATAGCGGTCCAACTCCGGCATTTCCTCGTAAGCTACCGCATGCTGGCTGGGGTCAAAATCGTGCAAGTTCCCCAACAGAAAACGCGCCGTATTGCGAATTTTCCGATACACATCCGCCAGCTGTTTCAGAATATTCTTCCCTAACGGCACATCCGAAGAATAGTCAACGGAAGACACCCACAAGCGCAACACATCGGCACCGTAAGGCGGGTCTTGTTTTTGATTGTTTCCACCAGCAATAACCACCTGGGGGTCGATAACATTTCCCAAAGATTTGCTCATCTTGCGTCCTTTTTCATCCAGAACAAACCCATGGGTTAGCACTGTTTTATAAGGAGAAATGCCATTGTTAGCAACACTGGTCAGCAAACTGGATTGAAACCAACCCCTGTGCTGGTCGGATCCTTCCAGATACATATCCACCGGATAAGTTAATTCCTCTCTTTGTGCTGCCACAGCCGCCCACGAAGAACCGGAATCAAACCATACGTCCATGGTGTCGGTTCCCTTCCGGTAAGTGCGTCCGTTATTTCGGTAAGACTCCGGCAGCAGTTCTTCCACCGGCAGTTCCCACCAAGCATCGGATCCCCGTTCGGCAAAAATATTTTGCACGTGGGCAATGGTTTCTTCCGTAAGCAGAGGTTCGCCGCTTGCTTCGTCGTAAAATACAGGAATGGGAACCCCCCAACTCCGCTGGCGGGAAATACACCAGTCGGACCGTTCCGCCACCATTGATTGAATGCGGTTTTTCCCTTGGACAGGAATCCACTGGACCTGTTCGATGGCTTGCAACACGGCTTCCCGGAAGCCATCCACCGACGCAAACCACTGTTCGGTAGCGCGGAAAATGGTGGGTTTTTTGGTGCGCCAGTCGTAGGGATATTTATGGTTGTAGTCTTCTTCGTGTAAAAGAACGCCTCGTTCTTGCAAAGCATCGATGACCCCGCGGTTGCCATCTCCCAAAACGTTGGTCCCGGCAAACTCTCCCGCTTGTTCGGTAAAGTTGCCATGTTCGTCTACTGGCGATAGGAGAGGCAAACCGTAGCGTTGCCCCACCTGAAAGTCTTCCAAACCGTGACCGGGGGCTGTGTGTACCAAACCAGTTCCGGATTCGGTGGTTACGTAATCCCCACCAATGACAATGGGACTG
This window of the Geitlerinema sp. PCC 9228 genome carries:
- a CDS encoding dynamin family protein; the encoded protein is MVDIASSPTVESVLSHFRDLLHELGQASVELANAYPDVFDDPDLKAQVAAFQKAYQEATERLENPALAIATFGTTSSGKSTLVNALVGRRVAPMLNQQMSGGVLKMKAADTSRLAIDETEGAQWETGEWSEIDDGETYDRVKNVMLSYHNIDFQQQEQGCMAPQITVYGPLLPADNRSLLNLPSSVDVEIIDLPGLKSVQDAANLRVIQPQVGKSCSLVALDYGQIDEQHRQRLLQELKDVVKSLNGRTDSMIFVLNRVDLRTEDNPPIEEDIQRLKEEIQSVLSLQETPDVIPLSSLFIYYAQCAWGTQGGHLQSEVDPKTRLAFLQAMFRDCGKLIKENTKRDKNWRRWFRDLEDDVEDGESISDERMRHVLHYALEWSGAQKLWDTLRFRVQQSFPQLVILPALNPVFKNFDVLVAKLETIAKTRKIDNQEKVEAQLERLKAERQALHKNLERLRKKFEESIADIRQDLRSDNVQRRQAAIDKAENQGMQGFKKLLGIVDTVRDEINFKLIIPVEEAWYAQASPYDLQDRLREVVHPYIAEEIGRGFDRIKDGLTHFEIESTDEDNEGNEESGYFTISAKLEDSDKIQQLEKIEEGLIRLYTGMEKALSQVAEFSIQAQAADLENILQEFARKQAEQVVAAVNEEFPELGLSKAIQADLNLILSSNPPELPENFFTLEKQIQSKTEVKEEQTGCETIEYTELEWFLFIIPWPVKKHDIKPIYDTFEYKALKVPYFTTISDEWRQGIFNSQEQLWDELSEWIIQYLDEISEQFTKAVEQVLDLMNRFLEEQLKVIEMKFEEEQNRWHQIEAEKDLLVELRTQLHNRIIGEIEDE
- a CDS encoding pentapeptide repeat-containing protein — encoded protein: MKFKIAAIAALTATLGCTLPAVAYNPEHLRQLLVHNTCPGCDLRGAPLPGVDLEDANLLGADLRRANLRQANLRKTNLASADLRNADLTDADLEKANFGNGNFYDRDRFPGVANAERLDSVLKNAADLRDAKLSFANLDSANLDGANLYRAQLQNATLRKADLLRVNGVNADFSGADLTKANLTAASLRNANFSSSNLTEATISGTFFLNASLRNANLTDVYGRRLTEREPPAPTRFDFADLTQADLTGASLPHASFESATMRKTVLRDGNFSNAKLQEANLFMADLEGANLDGATLADSILPDGSIFQGDTAPNDL
- the ileS gene encoding isoleucine--tRNA ligase — translated: MTESGPSYKDTVNLPKTSFSMRANSAKREPEIQQFWEDKQIYQRLSQNNPGDIFVLHDGPPYANGALHIGHALNKILKDIINRYQLLQGRKVRYIPGWDCHGLPIELKVLQQMKSSERSQLTPLTLRQKARDFALKTVEEQKQGFQRYGVWGDWENPYLTLKPAYEAAQIGVFGQMVLKGYIYRGKKPVHWSPSSKTALAEAELEYPDNHISRSIYAAFAVTELNAEVKEQLSPYLPNLGVAIWTTTPWTIPGNLAVSVNPELKYAVVEVGGRKNQQSQDTGGKSFGETSPSESDQNAPRSSSGTLKFQYLIVAAELVERLSQVMGRQLTVKETLTGRQLEYCSYQHPVFERTSPIVIGGDYVTTESGTGLVHTAPGHGLEDFQVGQRYGLPLLSPVDEHGNFTEQAGEFAGTNVLGDGNRGVIDALQERGVLLHEEDYNHKYPYDWRTKKPTIFRATEQWFASVDGFREAVLQAIEQVQWIPVQGKNRIQSMVAERSDWCISRQRSWGVPIPVFYDEASGEPLLTEETIAHVQNIFAERGSDAWWELPVEELLPESYRNNGRTYRKGTDTMDVWFDSGSSWAAVAAQREELTYPVDMYLEGSDQHRGWFQSSLLTSVANNGISPYKTVLTHGFVLDEKGRKMSKSLGNVIDPQVVIAGGNNQKQDPPYGADVLRLWVSSVDYSSDVPLGKNILKQLADVYRKIRNTARFLLGNLHDFDPSQHAVAYEEMPELDRYMLHRMSEVFAEVTTAFSNYQFFRFFQMVQNFCVVDLSNFYLDVVKDRLYISAADSWRRRSCQTVMAIAVENLARSIAPVMCHMAEDIWQNLPYPTTAESVFESGWVYTEPHWNQPELADRWQKLRQIRMEVNKVLETARSEKKIGASLDAKALLYVSDPQLCQAVEELHQVAATSPQPEPNPQPSPAKVSQEMTVDDVKFPETFPKSREEWDAFFAALNTAWQVWSPVVTKGATLAAVVLSAGIVLKVTASILNAIATVPGLPAIFQLIGLGYSGVFVVRNLLFSRDRQALQQKIQTTKQQIVGEPATTETATSLPQQPAKPQTNGVDELRYLFLVSQVEMVSSPEAIQQLDYRSETDKLAVGITEADGQKCDRCWNYSTQVGISQEHPTICERCVAALDGKF